AACTTTGTCAGACAGTGAAAATTTTGCAATTTTCTGGTATGATGGGTCTTTGGATGACAAAGTCTGGAGAACTCATTCTTTGAAAAATAGGActacctgtgctgctgcttcctgctaGCTTCTCTGGCATCTGCAGCACTCAGACGctgaacaggttgcccagggaggctctgggtgcctcagccctggcagtgttcaaagccaggctggataaggccttgagcaacctggtctagtgggacATGTCCCTGGTCATGGCAGCAGAGAGTGAgactaaatgatctttaaggtccattccaatcCCTTAACATTCTATGTTTTATAGAGACAGGAAGATATTATGCCTTATGATCCAGAAAAAATGCCAACAACATGACTTAAAATGGTGACCCCTCTTTTAACCTTTTCTATATAGGGAAGCCACTGCTAATAGATCTCATTTGCACAGAGAGGTgatactgaaaagaaacaagttATGTAAGACAATGAAGGGGGTATctgcagagggggaaaagaCACTGTGGGAGCACTGGCATGACAAAGAACCACATGCTGGCAAGGCAGCTTCGTGGAACCTGGTCCCAGGACTAGCAGGCTGCTCATGTAGGGATGCTCTGTCTTGCAGTATGCCTCCCAGGTGAGCACTGAACAGGTGGGCTTCAGAGGGCACACAAAGGCCATCTCAGTACATCAGTTACCGAGATCTCTAAAAGGCTGGTGAATCTCCAAAGGCTTGAGAGCATTCAGTTGTTGCAGCACTGGAAGACTTTCTACACATGCTTAATGTCCAGCATTACAGGAGACAGATGCAGGAGGAACAGTGGGTTCCTGACAAGGGTAATAATGACCTTCCATCACTTCCACGTCTGGTGCTGTCTGGTGCTGAGCCTAAACACCAGGGTATGAAACAGAGCTTTGTGCAACAGGATACAGCAAACACTGAGAAGGTCTCTTTTGTGGCAGCCTTGCTGACAACAGACAGGAGAGTGACAGGGCAAGCCAGAGTCTTTGCATTCTGCACAGAACTGTTCTCATGTTTAGTGTGGGTGCATTCTGTGCAAGGAAAGATTTCCCCGTTGAAGAGACCTAAACATTGTGCTAGTCAGTCCCTTTTGAGAAGAACTATAAAAAAGAACCCTGATCTCACACATCAGAGGAAGATGACAAAACAGACACTTGCTGTACTGGAAACCACTATACAAGCAACTAGTATGACCAAACTGAGACTGCAACCAGAGCAGGAATCACACTGCGAGTGCCACTGTCCAAAGGAACTCCACTGGCAGAAGCAGCCTCTGCCCCACAGCTTTGGTTTGAATTCCTCACAACTGACCAGATGTTTCAGTATCAAAGTCACCTGTAGAACTGAGTCACAGTCCCAAAGGCATTCAGTTGCTTATATTAGTGCTGTGAGTTATGAGCCTGACAGAAGTGGGGCTTGTAACTGAAAAGCTTTAGGATTACTCCTTCTCATCTTCTAGGGATTTACTTCGGCCTCGCTCATGGTTGGTTTTTGGAACTTCAGCTTTCTGTGCAACTTGGGGTGCCCCTTCCTCACTGCTCGCGCTCTCGTCTGCTCGTTGTGGACGACCTCTCTTACTTCTCCTTGTTTTTTCAGCTCCAACAGCAGTGAGCTTCTTGGCAGCCAGGGTACCAGCTCTCTTCTTTTTGCCCCTGGTCAAAGGACGTTTCTTCCGTTGCttcttctgctcttccctttgcCGAATTTTCATTAGCTTCTCAAAGCTTTTGGTGGTCGTTGTATTCATATCAAACCAGTCCTGCAGGTTTAGAAGGCAACAGGTTGGTACTGATCGTGGTGGAAATACCAAATAAAGCCTATCAGGGCTTACAATATAGCTGCCTTGTGGGACAAGGTTTCCCTGAAAGGTAAGATCTGGAAAGACAACTGCCTAACAATGCTCTGTTCTTTGATGTGCCTCCTTAGGTATCACTCTGTCTCAGAGGATTCAGATTTGATTTGACATTTGGTTAGTTAAAGGCACAGGAAATGCTGTAGAGCtgaacagagcagcagcagcttgggacAAGGCACGTGACATGACACAACACTTACTCCCCAGACTAACACATAAGACCAGCTAAGTTTAATGACCCTGTTCCCAACAGTAagcaaggaaaattaaaacatggCATACATccagcattttcttcttaagACACTCTCCCCACCTCCAACATCCTGAGGTTGAGGTTCCACTCTGCCTGTCTTACCTCAGCGTGCACAGAGTTGATGTGATACTTGACCCCACTCTCCGAAATGAACTCCTTCTCACACAGGAGACACTTGTATTTACCAGCCACAAAGTCTCCCTGgcatcaaaacaaacaaaattccaTCAAGAGCTGCTGGACTAGGAGGCTGATAAACCTATATATTCCAATTAAATCTTGCTCAGATAGAACCCAGCAATAAAATCTAGAAGCTCTCATCCACAGCAGACAGCTTTAGCTACAGCAGCACTGACATGAGTGAGCAGTTGTGCCCATGAAGCACAGGACTGCTCTCTGAGATGCCATAAGGTCTCCAGCAGTGcacctggaaaagctgctcttgTAGCTGTGAACCTACAGGTGGAACTGCTGTGTCATTAAAAGGAATGACAGTAAGGtgctttctcctgctctcaAGTATTGTTTACAATGGCATCCTTAGCACATAGGGGAGCACCCAAACTGGGGGCTGGAATAAGGCGATCTTTAAGTgcccctccaacccaaaccattccatgaatCCATGAACTTGTGAAGATCTCAGATCAGCAGGTGGCAGGACAAGAGTTTGAGCAAAGGGTTatcagagggacagggacagtggggctATTAAGAGGAAGGCTACCAACCAAGGTACATGTGCCAAGGTGAGACTTGAGTCCTGAGACACTGCCATACACAGATTCACAAccctgaaaaagtaaaaaaaacccaaatgtgaACTACATGCTAGCAAGAAATCACTTTTTCCTGGACAATAAAGCATTATTATGTCTGGAGGCCAATCCCAAAAGTGCAAAAGAGAGGTAGAGGGAGGCAGATACCAATCCTCCTCAGCCAGAATGCTTCTGATAAAAAGACTATTAGAAGAGTAACCTTAGTATTTATATTTCCAGTTTCTGAGCACACTTGGACATAAAAAAAGACTCCTGCAACAGTTACTCTCATGCTCTATCAACAGCCTGACTAAAATGACAGTTTGCTTTCTGCCTGAAGTGCAACGGAGAAAAATTTcaagcagagcacacagagcagttACAAGACACTtgtccctcctgcactgctcaAGTCTagtgacacagagcaggagcacagcatcCCACACCCCTGATCTCAGCTAAAGAGCAGCTTTAGAGGCCTGGCCCATGgggagctccagggagcagTCCTGGGGTACCACACTGTGCTCAGCCCTCAGCCCAGGTCCCAGAACAGGAGGCAGGAGCAAGACATGCTGCTGGGTCACTGGCTGGTGACACAGgacagctgctttctgcagacTCTCCACAGACAACACAGGGCAGCAATTCTGATCTTGAAAATTATGCTAGTCTGAATACTGGGGAGAGAGTGCTGGGGGTAGGGtaggggagggcagggggaaggcaCCATCTGTACACCAAACCCAGAGGGCAGCTGCCACTGATCCTTGGCTCTGACAGCATGCACCACATGGAGATGTCCACCACCTCCACTAGTGGGGCCATTTGTTCCCACTGGATCTGACTCGTGATTGTTGTAAGGCATTGTGAAAAACTAAGCTTTCCAGTCCAAGGGGTCCAAGAGAGccagagagggactttggacaaggacCTGGAATTtcaggacaaggggcaatggcttcccactgccagagggcggGACTggaaggaatccttccctgtcagggggctgaggccctggcagaggttgcccagagaagctgtggctgccccatgcctggaaatgctcaaggccaggttgaaaAGACCTTAAAGCTGGTCTGGTACAATGAAGAACACTTAAgtgctgtcccagcagtgtcttTTCACTCTTGTATTTCCAACTCGACTCCTTCCTTCTATGAATAGATTTAGACAGAATGGCAGAGGTCTGTCATTTTTCCACTATTCAAACCTCCAAACTGACCAACTGCCCACCTGGATGAGAAAACTGTACCAGCCTGACACCAAGTCACTGGCTCTCAGGTGCTCACACACATTCCCAaaggagcatccccagctcaCTTTGATGCAAAAGACAAAAGGAACATCTCCAGACATCCCCAAGACTAAACAGGGCCTTGATTACACTAAACAACCATATTGAGATGGAGCAGGTTTTGTCTCCCACAGAGACCAACTGCTGTTTCAGGGTTATGGGAAGCTGTTGGCTCATACAGACCTATCTATCCCCTCTGGGGCTTCAGAAACAGTTAAGGATTACCTGATTTGGGCAGTGGACTCTTCGGTACATCTTTATCTCCGTTTTCCATTTGCACAGCACATCTTGACTAAATGTGGGCAGTCCAGGACGAGTGTATTTCAGCTGAGACAAAGATGGAATCAAGAGCTGCAAGTAATGCTGGCTATGCAGAATTTCCTCTTCTAGGCTGAGACAGAAGTGCTATCTCTTCTCCTACTCTAAAAGGCAAACTCCCAATAATCAATGCTCTCTTGTCTCACCAACTCTCTAGAAACATTAACTGAATCTGGAACACCCCACAAGATCAGAATCTGAAACCTCCCATTGCCTTGACTACAACAATTGCTCTAAATGTCCTTATCCTGCTGAGatccattattttcctttggctttcaCTCACAGCCTAAAGGACACCCCTGGAAACTCTAAAGTCTAAAGCACTGTGAAATAGCACAGCATGTATCAGAGACTGGAAAGATTGCTGCGGCCTTACAGCATGGCAGGAGTGATCTGAGCCTATGATAGCCCATGTTCCTTGTGccccctgggaattccagcaaCAGGACTCTACAGTCATTACAGCCTGCCTGAACAAAACACTGCACCACAgcaactgctgctgcagaaatactgcgagagagagagagcagaaccCAATCCCCCACACAACACACTGCTTTCCATGTGCCATAAACATGGGGTAGGAGCCAGTACAAGGCTCATTAGATGTGGAGGTATAAACTTAAACCCTATAGAGCATTTTTAAGGTCTTGTACCTTCCGGTCATCTGGAATCAAGTCCTGCAGAACTTTTCTTTTGGGCCACTCTTTGGCCAGCTCTTCTCCTGCCAGCTCATGGAGATAGTAGATTGCCACCTTTGCAGATCTCCTCTGAACTCTGCCTGCGCTGTTTTGCTCCCGTTTCATTTCTTTCAGGTTCTCTGTTCTCTCCTCATGGAGGAAAGTGACCTGCAATGAAGGCTCAAAAAGGTGAGTCTCTTTTACTGCTTCCTATTTCAGTTACACTAAATACTGGGAATAAATGTTTTGCTGAACTCCTCATAAACAGGCTGCATCAGCTATGGTTTAGTGTCACAGACACAGGACAGAAGTGCATCCTATTGGTCAGAGAGACCCCCAGAACTGCTCACAGGGATCACAGCAGTGAGGCTCAAGTAGAGAGCTTCATGCAGTTGCTAGTTTTGAAAGGTATTCCATCATTCACTGTAAAACCCTCATGGACAACAAGACTGCCTGTTCTGCTCCAATGGTGAGAATTAtagaagcaaaggaaagcatCTCACAAGTTATGTTAGCATCACTCTTTCATGGAGCAGAAGTCAGGTAATTTTCTGATGCTATGCTAATTTACTATTAAAAACATCATCCTAGTCATAGACAAGCAACAGCTACTCCTAGAAGGAAACTATCAAGGACAAAATAATCCATGggcaggaaaaaatgcaaatatttgtggTCTGTTATTACCCAACAAAGTAGCAGACAAAAGCCTACACATGTCTCAAGCCTGAGTGGCTGAagtcccatcccagtcccctGATACCACTGCAGGGTGCACTCACCGGCCCGTGCTTCGATCTGAGGTGGTAGACAAGTCCTGCCTTTGACCTGTATGCTTTCCCACAGTGATGGCACTTCATAGCCATTTTCTCCAGCTCAGAAGCAGCCTTCCcacattttttaatatgataTAGGTATCCCATTATGCTGGTGaagctgcctgtgcagccctgccaacacaaaaggaaaacacatgGAAGAAAACCGTTCTTTCAGGGCTTACAACCCCAGTGTGAACAGGATCCACAGTTTGCTGACCAAAGTACTGGCACTTATCCTGACAGAGCAGAGACAGGCAGGTAGAGAATTTTAATGTTAGTCTATTTGGACAGACAAAATCTGCAACAAAGAATTGGCATTGAAATGACTATTAAAGGTCTcttttaacccaaaccattctatgattctatgctACTCTGCATTAAAAGCATAGCTGGGATCTTGAAACAAATCTTGCTTTGGCCAGCACCAGAGCACACTCAACAGCACTCTCATGTTTCATGTCTATGCATAAAACACTGCTGTTTAATTGACACTTTGCACAATGCAGCTTACCTCCCTTGCACACTTTAGTTTTCCCATTCGCTTCAAAACCTTCCGAAGGCGCTCTCGCTCAAGCTGCTCATCCAGTTCTTCTCCCTCCTTCATAACTGGctaaagcacagcagaaagatGAATAAAAAACACAGGATGCTCAGCAGTTACAGTTCTCCTCACAGGGAATTCACTACTCACACTGGGGCAGGAAAGcttctaaaataattaaatctcTGCAACTTAACGATTTTACAGACATGCATTTACTATAATGATGACTTTCTGTATCTCTGCCGGTTTTGCTGGGGTGAcagctggtgtggggctgtgttttggatccGTGCTGAGAACTGGGTTGATAGCTCAGAGatggttttgctgttgctgaGCAGTTTCTGCACAGTGCTAAGGGCTTTTCTCATGCTGCTCTGACAGAGAGGCCTGGAGGTGCACGAGCAGCTGAGAGGGGACATACCTGGGACAGCCAACCCCAACTGACCACAAGAATATTGCAGAGCATACTGCTGACCCCAGTTGACCACAAGGATATTGCAGAGCATActgctgaccccagctgaccacaAGGATATTGCAGAGCATACACTACCATGCTCAGCATgtaaagctgggggaagaaggaggaaggggcagACATTCAAAGTGATGGCATTTGCTGTACCAAGCTACCACTATGTGTGATGAAGCCATGTGGTCCTGGAGATACCTGGTCCTTCCTACCAAAGTGGTGaataaattccttgttttgctttgcttgtgtgcttCATCTATTGAAATGTCTTTATCTCCGCACATGAGTTTTTTCACTTtgattctctcccccatcctgTAGGTGAGGGAGAGAGTGAAGGGCTGCATGGGGCTTGGTTGCTGACTGGGATTAAACCAAAGAGGAATTATCTTTAAAAGGAGTAAACTGACAGAAAATTATGCATCTTAAACATTTACTGGTCCTACTGTTTCCACTCAGCCCGACTAATGTGAAGCAGACTGCTTGTACAATTACTCATCTGTGCAGAACTATAGCTCAAGTCCCTTATTCTCTCTCTGATAGTTACTGTACATTATTTCCTACTTTACCTAATATTACACCTAGACTGAGTAAAAAGATAGAACTCGGTGACAGACCTAATCCTCAGGGCCAGAACATGATCCCTGGCCTGCATCATTTACTAACATGGCTGTAGGTTCAGAAACTGCAGTACTGGGAATTGTGCAAAAAAATTCAGAGTGAATTATCTGAACTTTACACAAACTTCCAAATGACCTTTTCAAAAGTTCTGATTCTTCACAACTACAATAGGAGACATTGCCTTCTTTAAAGTaagagcaaagaggaaaagcagattgTAGTATTAGTACTAATCTAGTGTTAGATTAGTACTTTTAAAGTAAAGAGAGATGAGAACTAATTGCTGCTTCTGCTATTTTATCTCAAATCTAGTCTGCTCTGGATGAAGAAAAGCTTCCTCCTTTCTAGCAAAGGACTGAAAATTGCAGcctaatatttttaattctgattgGGAATGCCTTTTATGTGTGACTTATTAACAGCCTAAACAGAAATCCATCCCTCTTTCTATGAGATTGCATGCCTACCATCTCTGGTAACATTCTACTGTTTTTCAGATGTCAAGTCTCATTGGAAAATTAACAGTTCAACTAGATTTAAACAGTTAGAACACTCAAAAAAAGCACTCCatgttctgtgtctgtgtgtagcAGGAAAGGACCAAAGCCTGTTCTGCCTGTAGGAGTTTCAGatgcacagcagctgtgttACCTGATTGTTATGGTCTGCCATGACATGGTATTTCATCCCTGCTAAAGACTTCAGCTGCTTCCCGCAGTGCTGACACGTGAACATCTCCTAGAAATAAACAAGGATGTGGTGCATTTAACTGTAAATTAACCAAAGCAGTGGAAGACTCTTtgggggaaaggagcaggagagcagagcaattTATTTGGGCCTGGTAACTCTCTTCAAAGAACTGGTTTTATGGAGTCTAAAATCAAGTGGAACAATGAATGAACTACACCTTTGTTCACTACCCCAAACCTCCAGCAAAAGGCTGGGCAAGCAGCACCAATCACTGTTCTTACAGATGTATAAAGGACTCTTGCTAAGGGACATGGTGATGAGatgaaactgattttaaataCAACACAAAATAGGCAGGCATTTCTATCAGTAAGCTGAAGAGGAGTAAAGAAACCATTGCTCATCTCTTGTGTTCTTACCTTCCTGCAATTCACCATATGTTTCTTCAGTCCTTCTACAGTCTTCCTTACCACAGCTCGGCACGTGGGACAGGTAACTCGGCCTTTGTCCTGAATCTCTAAAGACCACTGTGCTTCCATACTACCTGTCAAAACACAACGATTAGAACACAAGTGCTAACacaacatcttttttttttttctccttcaatgTGCGCAGTGAACCCTAGAAAGAAACAGGTCACATGCTACCAAACTTGTGTCCAGCTGCACTTCAACACGTGCAGCTCCTTTACAGCTTCAGGTACGGACTGTCACAAGGCACACATCACTCACTGTCAAGGAGCATTTTATAAACACCCTTTGATCTACCATTCTCTTGTAAGGTGTGTTCTTCTACCTGACCAGTGGACATTTTCTCTGTGGTAATTTCTGTCACACAATTAGTTTAGCATGCTGAGTAAGCCTTTCTTTTGGCCAAAGTGCTTTCATAGTAAAAGCAGGCACAGACTACCAGGGCAAGTTACTCAACAGCCAGGGAAAAGCACCCTGTGTGGCATGGTTTTCAGTTTCTGGCCTCTTTATGAAATCCCAAGCAGAAGTTTGGCATAATCCACAAGAATTATAAATTACTAAAATGGATTCTGGGAAGAAAGTGGTTTAGCAGCCATCTGCCTGAATTCTTATTGTAACAAGatccacagcctctcctctttccccaaTAATAACAGGCCAGGCTGTCCCTCTCCTGGGAGAAAGTTTGTGAATCAAACAGCACTTGGCAGAAAACTGGGGTGTTTAATGAGTGCTGTGATTTACAAATTCCAAGTTATTCCGCTCACTGAATCAAggctaattttatttttctaggaCAGATTGCTTGGGTCTCTGGCTCCCAGGAAAGGTGATCTGGCAGCAACAGCTGCGGAGTTTTTCCTGCAAACATATTCTGCTGAGTAAAAAcggtaaatattttaatgtgtttaataATGCAACTATTTTAACAGGCTTTTGTTCAGTTCAAAAAGTGATTCCTCCTTCACTGTTACACTATGCAATAGCCAGAGCACGTGGAACTACACTCAAGCAGTGTACAGTCCTTTCAGTCCTATTCTGCAGTACTGACAcagtgccaggacagcagccagctcctcctTGTCAACAGTACAGTGAACTACTGAATGGAAAACACCAGAAGCACAGCTGTTGCTCAGATTCAAATCCTAGAATCACATTTATCTTTTATCTGCTTCATGAACAACTCTTAGCTACTGCCTCTTCTTACCTGTGTCATAGGTTTCTGGCTCTTTCTGAACACTGTGGCGTTTTGTTCTGGagtttgtttttgttccagtttgctgttttttccctgttatAACACAAACAAGACAAGCCAGAATAGTCAGTTCTGCTAGCTTTGTTACaataaaaaccagatttttttttgctagaagGATGCTATTTAGTCTGCTGACTCAAAGTTATTTAGAAATGttcaatgctttttttttttaaagcaatgttaAGATTATGTTTCCTACTCCCTTTCAAGATCTATTTATAGTGGCAGGCATTAGTCCCACCCAAATACTTTTAAGTCTATTGTTGTTCATTCTCCAAGCTCAGGGGATGGGAACTCTTCACACTGACACATTCTCTGTGCACAGTTTGGCTGAGTCCATCTGATGACAACCATGGGAAGTCTCATAGCTCTACTCATTCCAGTCTTCCTTAGACTAAAAAACTCTTATTGTTTCAGCACGGGTTATGCTGTTTGCTCTCATCTCCCTGTCCTCTTCAGCTGACCCACACATTTCCTGAACTGCAGTGCCTCTTCCTGGAAACAGCACTCCATGGTGACCCTGCATTA
The DNA window shown above is from Serinus canaria isolate serCan28SL12 chromosome 10, serCan2020, whole genome shotgun sequence and carries:
- the ZNF512 gene encoding zinc finger protein 512 produces the protein MRDGSGGGGSDTRTGHHRQQKLKKSLGNKKCKQLEEVEAAVVGVSSDSEDTVTSTSPASPEAPVNGSAEPRSKRTIRRPAYWLEMRGMKNSVNKTSEKKGEVLLKGKRKSEQREGKDVKDSPKKKQKISGKKQQTGTKTNSRTKRHSVQKEPETYDTGSMEAQWSLEIQDKGRVTCPTCRAVVRKTVEGLKKHMVNCRKEMFTCQHCGKQLKSLAGMKYHVMADHNNQPVMKEGEELDEQLERERLRKVLKRMGKLKCAREGCTGSFTSIMGYLYHIKKCGKAASELEKMAMKCHHCGKAYRSKAGLVYHLRSKHGPVTFLHEERTENLKEMKREQNSAGRVQRRSAKVAIYYLHELAGEELAKEWPKRKVLQDLIPDDRKLKYTRPGLPTFSQDVLCKWKTEIKMYRRVHCPNQGCESVYGSVSGLKSHLGTCTLGDFVAGKYKCLLCEKEFISESGVKYHINSVHAEDWFDMNTTTTKSFEKLMKIRQREEQKKQRKKRPLTRGKKKRAGTLAAKKLTAVGAEKTRRSKRGRPQRADESASSEEGAPQVAQKAEVPKTNHERGRSKSLEDEKE